CGTGCGCGGCGGGCGCCCGCACCAGATCGCTTCAACCGGCATTCGGTCCTCCAACTCGTTCAAGAGATTAAACACACCGGTTTCGGGATTGTGCCAAAGCTCGAAGCGCACGGTTCCTTGCGTTTCGGCATCGCCGACAGGCGCCGAATACCAGTGTGCAAGGCTCGCCGAACAACGGAGCAGCCCATCGCTATCGTTCCTGATTTCAACCGGCACGGCGTTGACGCCTTCCGTTCCGCGTTGAAGGTTCGAGTATGGGATGTATTCCCTTTTCTCGTTCGCTTCACCGGGGCCAAGGGCCGAGCCGGCAAAAACAATGAGAACCGCCAGTGGGCGGCGAAGGTTTGTCGTAAAGCAAAGGAGACGTAGGAAATGAAACATCTGGTTTTCTCACTGGTGCTGGCCGCGGCTGTAACCGCGACATCGGCCCATGCGCAGGACATCGATACCATAGCGGTTCTGACACCGGAAGTCGGCTCCGACTTTGGCTGGAATCAGCAGGGCGTCGACGCCGCCAAGGCCGCAGGCGAAGCTGCGGGCGTTAAGGTGGTCGTGGCCGAAGGCCTTGGCTATGGCGATGTCCGTGCTCCCATGCGGGAACTCGCCTCCGAAGGTGTGGACCTGATCATCGCCCATGCATCGGGCTACATCACAGCGGGCATCGAGATCGCCGAAGAGACCGGCATTCCGGTGGCTATTGTCGACAGTCCCGAAGCCCTGAAGAAAGGGCTCGTCGCCGACTACACCTTGTCGGGACATGAAGGCGCCTGGCTTGCCGGACGCATCGCCGCCAAGATGACCAAGACGGGTACCGTCGGCATTGTCGTTTCGGGTGAACCACCATCCTGGAACTCGCAATCGGCTGGCTTTGCACAGGGCGTGCGCGCTGAAAACCCAGACGTGAAGATCCTCTACGCAGTCATCGGACCGGCAGCTTATGCGGATGTCGCTGGTGGCAACCGGGTGACAACCTCCGTCATCGCAGCCGGCGCCGACATCATCTTTGGTCAAGGCAACGGATCGACCTTCGGTATGCTGCAGGCTGTCGAGACCAACAAGGCGCCCGACGGCTCCGATGTCCTGTTCATCGATGTGATCGGCGACAAGACGTCCGTCGACAAGGGCCACCTGCTGACGTCGGTCCTGTGGGACATGACTCCGGTCTACTCCGCAATGATCACCGACTTGAAGGCCGGTTCGTTTGGGACCAAGCACTATGCCATCAGTGTCGAAGGCGATAGCGTGAAGCTGATCAAGACACCGCAGATGCCGGACGATGTCTGGGCCGCTGCTATGGATCTGCGAGAGCAGATCGTGTCGGGTGATGTTTCGCTCGAGCCGATCTTCGATGCCGAAGAAGTGCGCAAACTGGTCACCTTGACAGAGTAATCCGATGGAGAATGATCTTTCCTGCAATGAGGAGCGTGTATCACTCGTCAATGTGACCAAGCGGTTTCCCGGTGTGGTCGCTGTCGACAAGGTGTCGCTGTCTTTCCATGCGGGAGAGGTTCATGTCCTTCTGGGAGAAAACGGGGCTGGCAAGTCCACGATCGTAGGCATGCTTGCCGGCCTCCAGGAGCCCGACGAGGGCCACATCACAGTCGATGGGCGTCAAGTGCGCCTGTCGAGCCCAACCGAAAGCCTGGCCCACGGAATCAACACGGTCTTCCAGCACGTCATGCTGGTGCCGACGCTCACGGTTTTCGAGAATCTGATACTGGGAGCCCCATGGTGGACGCGTCCACCGCGCAGTGAAATCGAGCATCGGGTCAAAGAGTTATCACGCGAATTCGGATTGTCGGTCCCACTGGATGCACGTACGGGTGACCTTTCGCTCGGAGAACAGCAACAGATTGAGATCGCACGGGCGCTGCTGCGCGACAGCAGAGTGCTTATCCTCGATGAAGCGACCTCGATGCTGACCCCGCGAGGTGCCGATGAGCTCGGTGATCGAATGCGAAGACTTGCAGGGCGGGGCATCTGCGTCATTTTCATCACCCACAAGCTGAGTGAGGCCTATCGTTTTGGCGACCGTATCAGCATCCTGAAACAGGGCCGTTTCGCCGGCGCCATCGCTCCGGAACGCCTCTCCGAAATGACCGAGGAAGAGGCCATCGAGGAGAAGGTCCGGTTGATGTTCGGACAGAGCGATCAAGGCCGGGCAGAGACAACCAGGACAAGCCAAGATCCCGGAGAAATGTGCCTGGCTGTCGAAGGCCTTGCGACGGAAGGCGAAGCGGAGATCCTTGCCCTCTCTGACATTTCCTTCGAACTGCGTGTCGGAGAAATTCTCGGCATTGCCGGTATTGACGGCAACGGACAAAAACAACTTGCGGAAGCTCTCGCCGGGCAACGGACGGCGACAGCCGGGAGGATCGCGCTGGACGGCGTGGATATCACCCGCCTACCCGTGGGGCGCCGCCGTAAACTCGGGCTGCGCTACCTCACCGACGACAGGCTGCGGGAAGGCAGCGTCGGCGAGTTTCCGGTCTCCCACAATGCCGTGCTTAAGGAGATCGGTGCGCGGCCCTTTTGGGTGCGCGGCGTCGAGCAGGCCCGCAAGATCGCCGATCATGCCATCCATCTCATCCATCAATTCAGCGTCAAGACGCCTGACGAAAAGACGCCGATTGGCCACCTCTCCGGAGGCAATATCCAGAAGTTGCTGCTCGGCCGCGAACTGTCGGGCGAGGCGCGTGTCGTGGTCTTCAACAAGCCCACCTATGGGCTTGACCTGCAGAACATTTCCGCCTCGCGGAAGCGGATCCGCGCCATCGCCAACGCCGGCATGGCCGCCCTGCTCATTTCGACGGATCTCGATGAGATTCTCGAACTGTCCGACCGCATTATGGTGATGGAACGCGGACGAGTGCGCGGCATTGTCGAAAACGACCCCGCACGGCCGGATGAGTTGCGGCAAACGGTCGGGCGGCTGATGGTCGGCGAGGATCTGGCGGCATGACGGAAACCCAGGTGCCGCAGGCGTCGACCGAGGACATCGGATCCGTCCAAAGACCGGAAAACCCGTGGAAGCGGGCCGCGATTACCTCGCTTGGACCGATTGTCGCAGCCGTCGTTCTGTCGGGATTGATCCTCCTTGCCTTCGGCGTGGATCCGATCGCCTATTACGGCTTCGTCATTGAAAAGGGTCTCTTGTCGTCGCTTGGCTTGCAGCAAACCCTGACCCGCATGGCCCCTCTGCTGTTTCTTGCGGCCGGCTTGATCGTCGCCTTCCGGGCCGGGATATGGAACCTCGGCGTGGACGGGCAGTTCCTGCTGGGTGCCGTCGGCGCGGCGGCGCTGGCGCCGGTGCTGGTCGAGACGATGCCCGGCTGGCTGGTGTTGTTGCTGGGCTTCCTGTTGGCCGGACTGATCGGAGCGGCATGGTCGGTGATCCCTGCCCTGCTTCGGGCCTATCAGGGCGTCAACGAGATCATCACGACGCTGATGATGTCTTTTCTTGGCGTTTCCATCGCGAACGCGCTCGTAAAGCTGGTGTTCTGGGACCCGAACACGACGGTTCCTCAGACAAGAACCCTTCCCGTGGCCGATCGGCTTCCGCGGTTGTTCGATACGACGATTTCATCTGGCGTGCTCTGGGCGCTGCTTGCCATCCTCGCCGTCCATTTCGTCATGACCCGAACTGCCTTTGGCCTGCGTCTCCGCACCGTTGGCGCCAATCCGCGCGCGGCCACCCATGCCGGGCTCTCCGTTCCGCTGCTGACCGTTGCCGTATTTGCCATTTCGGCCGGATTTGCTGGCCTGGCGGGCGCAACGGAGATCCTCGGCGTCAACGGAAACATCCGCACGGACTGGAATCCGGCCTACGGGTTGACGATCATTCCGCTGGTCTTTCTGGCACGGTTCAACGGACCGGTGTCGATCATCCTGATCTTCTTCTATTCCGTAATTCTGATCGGCAGTGAAAGTGCCGCTCGAAGAGTGGGCGTGCCGCAGGATTTCCGGCTGATCCTGGTCGGGATGCTCATGATCTTTCTGGGACTGGCGGAATGGCTGGATACCAGAAGCAGAAAGCGGGCGGGTTAGATCATGGAAGCTCTTCTGACATCGGCCTTCATTTCGTCGCTGCTGACCGGGGCGATCATTGCCGGAATTCCGCTCCTGCTGGCGGGCCTTGGCGAGCAGATGTCGGAGAAGGCCGGCGTCCTGAACATCGGCATCGAGGGCATGATGATCATGGGCGCCTATCTGGGCTTTCTGGTCGCCTGGGCCACCGAATCGATATGGCTCGGCTTTCTCGGCGGCATGGCGGGCGGCATGTCGGTGGCGCTGTTGATGGCGGTCCTGTGCGTGCGTCTGGGGCTGAACCAGATCGTCATCGGAATTGGACTGACGCTGAGCGCTGAAGGGTTGACGTCGCTCCTGCACCACTTTCAGTTTTCGCGAACCTACCCGCGTCTGCCGGCGCCGGTCAGGCTCGATATTCCGATGCTGACGGATATCCCCGTCATTGGGCCATCGTTCTTCGGCCGTCATTTGTTCGTCTATCTGGTGTTCTTGGCGGTGATCGTCCTGGCCGTCCTTTATCGCAAGACCGCCCTGGGACTGACACTGCGCGCTGCCGGCGAAAAGCCTGCGGCTCTCGATGTCGCGGGTGGGCATGTCACCCTTTTGCGCAGCGCCGCGGTGCTTTTCACGGGTGCCATGGCCGGCCTTGGCGGCGCCTACATGGCAAATATTGCGGCAGGCATCTTCATTCCGTTCATGACTGGTGGCGCCGGGTTCATCGGCATCGTTCTGGCCATGCTGGCCCGCGACCGTCCCGTCTGGGTGTTGATCGGCGCCATGATCTTCGGATCGACTCTTTCCATGACCACCGCGTTGCAGGTGGCCGGGTCGAACATACCCACCGACATCATTCAGACGTTGCCGTTCGCGGCCGTCATGATCGTCCTCGTAATCTTCGGCCGCCGTGCCCACCTGCCCTCCGCGCTCGGCCTGCCATACGAACGGGGAGCCCGATAGGGCAATGTGCTAAGGAAAGGAAGCAAAATGACGGATACAAAAGTCTATCTGCTCGATGGGGGATCGCTGGTTCTCGACGGCTTTCACATCTGGTGGAACAAGGGGCCGGGCGGCGAGGTCCGTTTCCCGGTCTACTCGGTTTTGGTTGAACATGCCGAAGGCAACTTCCTGATCGACACCGGCTACGACTACGACCACGTGATGAAGGTCCTGCCCTTCGAAAAGCCGCAACAGACGGAGCAGCAAACCATACCGGGCGCGCTGAAGTTGCTCGGGATGGAACCGAAGGATATCGGCGTTGTTTTCAACTCCCACTTCCACTTCGATCATGTCGGCGGCAACAAGTTCTTCCCGCATGCCAAGAAAATCTGCCACAAGGCCGAAATCGAACAATCAGCCAAGCCGGAGCCATTCGAGGTGCTTGGCTATTCTGACATGACCTTTTCAG
This portion of the Hoeflea prorocentri genome encodes:
- a CDS encoding putative B6 ABC transporter ATP-binding protein, with the translated sequence MENDLSCNEERVSLVNVTKRFPGVVAVDKVSLSFHAGEVHVLLGENGAGKSTIVGMLAGLQEPDEGHITVDGRQVRLSSPTESLAHGINTVFQHVMLVPTLTVFENLILGAPWWTRPPRSEIEHRVKELSREFGLSVPLDARTGDLSLGEQQQIEIARALLRDSRVLILDEATSMLTPRGADELGDRMRRLAGRGICVIFITHKLSEAYRFGDRISILKQGRFAGAIAPERLSEMTEEEAIEEKVRLMFGQSDQGRAETTRTSQDPGEMCLAVEGLATEGEAEILALSDISFELRVGEILGIAGIDGNGQKQLAEALAGQRTATAGRIALDGVDITRLPVGRRRKLGLRYLTDDRLREGSVGEFPVSHNAVLKEIGARPFWVRGVEQARKIADHAIHLIHQFSVKTPDEKTPIGHLSGGNIQKLLLGRELSGEARVVVFNKPTYGLDLQNISASRKRIRAIANAGMAALLISTDLDEILELSDRIMVMERGRVRGIVENDPARPDELRQTVGRLMVGEDLAA
- a CDS encoding putative B6 ABC transporter permease subunit 1, whose translation is MEALLTSAFISSLLTGAIIAGIPLLLAGLGEQMSEKAGVLNIGIEGMMIMGAYLGFLVAWATESIWLGFLGGMAGGMSVALLMAVLCVRLGLNQIVIGIGLTLSAEGLTSLLHHFQFSRTYPRLPAPVRLDIPMLTDIPVIGPSFFGRHLFVYLVFLAVIVLAVLYRKTALGLTLRAAGEKPAALDVAGGHVTLLRSAAVLFTGAMAGLGGAYMANIAAGIFIPFMTGGAGFIGIVLAMLARDRPVWVLIGAMIFGSTLSMTTALQVAGSNIPTDIIQTLPFAAVMIVLVIFGRRAHLPSALGLPYERGAR
- a CDS encoding putative B6 ABC transporter substrate-binding protein, whose amino-acid sequence is MKHLVFSLVLAAAVTATSAHAQDIDTIAVLTPEVGSDFGWNQQGVDAAKAAGEAAGVKVVVAEGLGYGDVRAPMRELASEGVDLIIAHASGYITAGIEIAEETGIPVAIVDSPEALKKGLVADYTLSGHEGAWLAGRIAAKMTKTGTVGIVVSGEPPSWNSQSAGFAQGVRAENPDVKILYAVIGPAAYADVAGGNRVTTSVIAAGADIIFGQGNGSTFGMLQAVETNKAPDGSDVLFIDVIGDKTSVDKGHLLTSVLWDMTPVYSAMITDLKAGSFGTKHYAISVEGDSVKLIKTPQMPDDVWAAAMDLREQIVSGDVSLEPIFDAEEVRKLVTLTE
- a CDS encoding putative B6 ABC transporter permease subunit 2, with the protein product MTETQVPQASTEDIGSVQRPENPWKRAAITSLGPIVAAVVLSGLILLAFGVDPIAYYGFVIEKGLLSSLGLQQTLTRMAPLLFLAAGLIVAFRAGIWNLGVDGQFLLGAVGAAALAPVLVETMPGWLVLLLGFLLAGLIGAAWSVIPALLRAYQGVNEIITTLMMSFLGVSIANALVKLVFWDPNTTVPQTRTLPVADRLPRLFDTTISSGVLWALLAILAVHFVMTRTAFGLRLRTVGANPRAATHAGLSVPLLTVAVFAISAGFAGLAGATEILGVNGNIRTDWNPAYGLTIIPLVFLARFNGPVSIILIFFYSVILIGSESAARRVGVPQDFRLILVGMLMIFLGLAEWLDTRSRKRAG
- the pldA gene encoding 4-pyridoxolactonase yields the protein MTDTKVYLLDGGSLVLDGFHIWWNKGPGGEVRFPVYSVLVEHAEGNFLIDTGYDYDHVMKVLPFEKPQQTEQQTIPGALKLLGMEPKDIGVVFNSHFHFDHVGGNKFFPHAKKICHKAEIEQSAKPEPFEVLGYSDMTFSAEAAEARGMSEQLADGQTAANTSYEHVEGDVELAKGVKLVFTPGHAIGHYSLYVELANRRPMLFTLDAAYTRKSYDNLINAGFHIDPIAGVESMKKLKKIEEETGAEVLFSHDAESFANYQTGVNAYS